The Rudaeicoccus suwonensis sequence GGAGCCGTGGTCTTCATCCCGCTCGGATTGCTGCTCGGGGTCATTGCGGCGACGAAACGGGGGTCCCCGATCGACAGATTTGTGGTCGGGGTCTCACAGGTGGTCGGCGCGATCCCGTATTACGTGTGGGCACTTGTCCTGAATCTCTACCTCGTGCTCATCTGGGGAGTGCTGCCAGCGGTGCAGTACAACCCGATCACCCAAGGCCCGTGGCAGTGGTTCACCGGCTTCTTCTCGATCTGGGTGATCTTCGGGGTGTTCAACGCGCTTGCCTACGTGCGCTATGTGCGGGCCTTCATGATCAACACCCTCTCGGCGGACTACGTCCGCACAGCGCGGTCCAAGGGTGTCGGTGAGTTGCGGGTCATCGTCCTGCACGCCCTGCGTGCCGCGATCGCGCCCTTCCTCACCCTCATCGGCATCGACCTGGCCGGGCAGCTGTCCGGCTCGATCTTCACCGAACAGGTCTTCAACGTGCTGGGCATGGGCAAGCTCAGCATCAACAGCCTCACGCAGTCGGATCTGCCCGTGATGGCCGGGACCGTGCTCGTGGGTGCTGTCTTCATCGTGCTCGGTAATCTCATCGTCGACATGATGTATGCCGTGGTCGACCCGACGGTGACCCTGTCATGACCGACACCGCAGGAGTTGAGCAGTCAGTGAACGCTGGGGACGCACGTCGTCCGCCCCTGGACCCCAACGCGCAGGTCGTCCTCGAGGTCGAAGATCTCAAGGTCGAGTTTCCGACAGCCGACGGTCTGGTGCACGCCGTGAACGGCGTGTCATACCAGGTCAAGGCCGGCCAGACGCTCGCCATCGTCGGTGAGTCCGGCTCCGGCAAGAGTGTGTCGTCGATGGCCGTCATGGGTCTGCACGACACCAAGAAGGCTCGCATCAGCGGCTCGATCCGCCTCGATGGCAAAGAGCTCGTCGGTGCGTCCGCCAACACCTTCCGCGATCTGCGCAGCGAGACCGTGGCGATGATCTTCCAGGATCCGCAGTCTTCGCTGCACCCGTTCAAGAAGGTCGGCGCGCAGATCACCGAGGCCTACCGCGCGCACCACAAGGTGTCGAAGAGCGTGGCCGCCAAGCGGGCTGTCGAGATGCTCGACCGGGTCGGCATCCCCAACCCGGCACGGCGGGCCAAGCAGTACCCCTTCGAGTTCTCCGGCGGTATGCGCCAGCGCGCCATGATCGCGCTCGGGCTCGTCAACGACCCGAAGCTGCTCATCGCGGACGAGCCCACGACGGCTCTCGACGTGACGGTGCAGGCGCAGATCCTCGACCTGATGAACGACCTGCAGCGCGAGTTCGGGTCGGCGATCATCATGATCACCCACGACTTGGCGGTCGTTGCGGAGGTCGCCGACCATGTCATGGTGATGTATGGCGGCCGCAGCGTCGAGTTCGGCACCGCTCAACAGGTGCTGGCCAATCCACGGCATCCCTACACCTGGGGTCTGCTCAGCTCGGTGCCCTCCCTGACCGCGGATGTCGGCAGCGACCTCAAGCCGATCCAGGGTTCACCGCCCAGCCTGGTCCACCTGCCGTCGGGATGCTCGTTCCACCCACGCTGCGACTTCAAGGAGCGCGTCGGCGGTGGCAAGTGTGCCCGGGATCTGCCCGAGTTCATCGAGGTGCCAGGCGAACCGGGGCGTCTCTCGCGGTGTTTCCTGCCCGACCCGGCCCAGATCTTCGCGACCGAGGTCGCACCCAACCTGGAGTGATGCAATGACCGACATCAACGCAGAAGACTCCTCGGCGCAGCCGAGGCATGCGGCAGACGGTGAGGCCGTCGCCGCCGAGACCATCGTGCATCCTTCGAACGGTCCCCGCGGCGAGATGCTGCTGGAGGTGCACGACCTGGTCAAGCACTTCCCGGTCAAGGAGTACTCCGGACTCTTCCCCAAGACGCTGCAGACCCGTGCGGTGGACGGAGTCAGCTTCGATCTGGCGGCAGGGGAGACCCTCGGTCTCGTGGGTGAGTCCGGCTGTGGCAAAACCACGACCGGCCGGCTGGTGACCCGGTTGATAGAGCCCACGTCGGGCACGATCAACTTCCAGGGCACCGACATCGCCAAGCTCAAGGAGAAGCAGCTGCGGCCGCTGCGACGCGATCTGCAGCTGATCTTCCAGGACCCCTATGGCTCGCTGAACCCGCGCTTCACGGTGCTCAACATCATCGGCGCAGCCCTGGAGATCCACGACATCGTGCCCAAGAAGCAGGTCAAGGCGCGGGTTCAGGAGCTCCTGGATCTTGTCGGCCTCAACCCCGAGCACGTGAACCGCTACCCGAACGAGTTTTCCGGTGGTCAACGCCAGCGCATCGGCATCGCCCGCGCGCTGGCGGTCGAGCCCAAGGTGATCGTCGCCGACGAGCCGGTGTCGGCGCTCGACGTGTCGATCCAGGCGCAGGTGATGAACCTGATGAACAAGCTCCGGCGTGAGTTGGGCATCTCGTTCGTCTTCATCGCCCACGACCTGGGAATCGTCCGGCATTTCTGCGACCGGATCGCGGTGATGTACCTCGGCAAGGTCGTCGAACTCGGGGACCGGGTCGACATCTACGAGAAGCCACAGCACCCGTACACCCAGGCTCTGCTGTCGGCGGCTCCGGACCTCAACGTCGTGCGCGGCGCGATCCCGACCGAGCGCATCCGCCTGACCGGCGATGTGCCGAGCCCGATCGACCCGCCGAGCGGCTGCCGATTCCGCACCCGGTGCTGGAAGGCACAGGAGGTCTGCGCGCTGGAGGAACCGGTCCTGGAGGCCGAGCGCGGCAAGCCGGAGCACACCATCGCCTGCCACTTCCCCGAGGTCAAGGCCGACCTCGTCGTCGAGTCGGGATCCGTCACCGCCTGATCCAGTCCGACCCCGCATGATGTCGATGCCCGCCCGCCCGGTTCTTCGGGAGGGCGGGCATCGGCATACACCGATCGTCGCTCAGCAACCGAACGCCATCGTGGCCGCGCTGCAGCGCAGGCCGACCTTGATCGGGCTGTCTCGGCCGGGTCGGCTGACGCGCTGGGGCCGGACCAGCGTCAACGAGCAGGTCAGCAGGGGACGGTAGGCTGACCGGCGCGATGGAACAGGGCCGCAGATGAGCGTCTCGCTCGGAGACATAGCTGGAGTGATCGCCGCATTGGCGTTCGCTGTCCTTGTGCTGCGCATGGGCTCCATGATCGGCAAGGCCGGCAAAGTGCTCGACGAGTCGCGCGCCGGAGTCCGCGAGATCACCGACGAGACCGTCGTGCTGCTGCGTGAGGTCACCGAGACCGTG is a genomic window containing:
- a CDS encoding ABC transporter permease: MIVYILRRLLLALSVVFATIVLTFSLFFSGAGGNPAYQQCTTHCTKSIVKALDHQMGLDKPIIDQFGTYVEGLVVGRDISSGGVSQRCTAPCLGWSFVQSQSVTTMVGQVLPVTISIVVGGAVVFIPLGLLLGVIAATKRGSPIDRFVVGVSQVVGAIPYYVWALVLNLYLVLIWGVLPAVQYNPITQGPWQWFTGFFSIWVIFGVFNALAYVRYVRAFMINTLSADYVRTARSKGVGELRVIVLHALRAAIAPFLTLIGIDLAGQLSGSIFTEQVFNVLGMGKLSINSLTQSDLPVMAGTVLVGAVFIVLGNLIVDMMYAVVDPTVTLS
- a CDS encoding ABC transporter ATP-binding protein, translating into MTDINAEDSSAQPRHAADGEAVAAETIVHPSNGPRGEMLLEVHDLVKHFPVKEYSGLFPKTLQTRAVDGVSFDLAAGETLGLVGESGCGKTTTGRLVTRLIEPTSGTINFQGTDIAKLKEKQLRPLRRDLQLIFQDPYGSLNPRFTVLNIIGAALEIHDIVPKKQVKARVQELLDLVGLNPEHVNRYPNEFSGGQRQRIGIARALAVEPKVIVADEPVSALDVSIQAQVMNLMNKLRRELGISFVFIAHDLGIVRHFCDRIAVMYLGKVVELGDRVDIYEKPQHPYTQALLSAAPDLNVVRGAIPTERIRLTGDVPSPIDPPSGCRFRTRCWKAQEVCALEEPVLEAERGKPEHTIACHFPEVKADLVVESGSVTA
- a CDS encoding ABC transporter ATP-binding protein, which encodes MTDTAGVEQSVNAGDARRPPLDPNAQVVLEVEDLKVEFPTADGLVHAVNGVSYQVKAGQTLAIVGESGSGKSVSSMAVMGLHDTKKARISGSIRLDGKELVGASANTFRDLRSETVAMIFQDPQSSLHPFKKVGAQITEAYRAHHKVSKSVAAKRAVEMLDRVGIPNPARRAKQYPFEFSGGMRQRAMIALGLVNDPKLLIADEPTTALDVTVQAQILDLMNDLQREFGSAIIMITHDLAVVAEVADHVMVMYGGRSVEFGTAQQVLANPRHPYTWGLLSSVPSLTADVGSDLKPIQGSPPSLVHLPSGCSFHPRCDFKERVGGGKCARDLPEFIEVPGEPGRLSRCFLPDPAQIFATEVAPNLE